One part of the Raphanus sativus cultivar WK10039 unplaced genomic scaffold, ASM80110v3 Scaffold1595, whole genome shotgun sequence genome encodes these proteins:
- the LOC108846573 gene encoding uncharacterized protein LOC108846573, translating into MVSAETRTTADANMVFMMEAPPSGPRISFSADLSSSDSEGDYICINPKKLLPGKQEQDKSSPKAGDFKFLSNTQTMLTADELFSEGKFLPFRHVKHSEKLQSVTSKTKAIEEEKEEDRKVVREEENVNKSNRGGSWFLDDDPSPRPPKCTVLWKELLRLKKQRTNTKASSLSPSSSSSSTSSSSSSIGDAVKKDEREKEGKRGKKGLERTRSLTMRIRPMIHVPVCTSPSKPPLFPLRLHKNRVERRT; encoded by the coding sequence ATGGTATCAGCGGAAACACGGACAACAGCGGATGCTAACATGGTTTTCATGATGGAGGCGCCACCTTCGGGACCTCGCATTTCCTTCTCCGCAGACTTGTCATCGTCAGACAGCGAGGGAGATTACATCTGCATCAACCCTAAGAAGCTCTTACCGGgaaaacaagaacaagacaagAGCTCACCGAAAGCCGGAGACTTCAAGTTTCTCTCGAACACCCAAACGATGCTCACCGCCGACGAGCTGTTCTCCGAAGGAAAGTTCCTTCCTTTCCGGCACGTCAAGCATTCAGAGAAGCTTCAAAGCGTTACCTCCAAAACAAAAGCCATcgaggaagaaaaagaagaagatcgtAAAGTAGTGAGAGAGGAGGAGAATGTAAATAAGAGCAACAGAGGAGGAAGCTGGTTTCTTGACGACGACCCTTCTCCTCGTCCACCAAAGTGCACTGTGCTGTGGAAAGAGCTTTTGCGGCTAAAGAAACAGAGGACCAACACGAAGGCGTCGTCTCTCTCTCCGTCGTCTTCTTCGAGCTCAACTTCGTCTTCTTCGAGCTCGATTGGGGATGCGGTGAAGAAggatgagagagagaaggaagggaagagAGGTAAGAAAGGGCTAGAGAGGACGAGATCTCTGACTATGAGGATAAGACCAATGATTCATGTTCCTGTCTGTACAAGTCCCTCTAAGCCTCCTCTGTTTCCTCTAAGGCTTCACAAAAACAGAGTTGAGAGACGAACTTGA
- the LOC130504462 gene encoding rhodanese-like/PpiC domain-containing protein 12, chloroplastic: MLRITGNLSAVSSPAAASFSAALRLSVSHTLALASPPSHPRRFSTFSRSLFGRHISSLRVRPRVSSMYPMRLSGFSALKARASFSSGSSQSREILVQHVLVKEGDSELFAELQKRILDGEDMSDLAAEYSICPSKKEGGILGWVKLGQMVPEFEEAAFKAEPNHVVRCKTQFGWHLLQVLSEREPVKDIQVEELHSKMQDPVFMDEAQLIDVREPDEIATASLPGFKVFPLRQFGTWAPDITSKLNPEKDTFVLCKVGGRSLQVANWLQSQGFKSVYNVAGGIQAYSLKVDPSIPTY, from the exons ATGTTAAGAATCACCGGCAATCTCTCTGCGGTATCATCTCCAGCGGCGGCGTCATTCTCCGCCGCTCTGAGACTCTCCGTCTCCCACACCCTCGCTCTCGCATCACCTCCTTCCCATCCCCGCCGCTTCTCGACGTTCTCTCGTTCACTTTTCGGCAGACACATCTCTTCGCTCCGAGTCCGACCACGCGTTTCTTCCATGTACCCTATGAGACTCTCTGGCTTCTCGGCTCTCAAAGCGAGAG CTTCGTTTAGCAGTGGGAGTAGTCAAAGCAGAGAGATTCTGGTGCAGCATGTGCTTGTTAAGGAGGGTGACTCTGAGCTCTTTGCTGAACTCCAGAAGCGAATCTTGGATG GAGAGGATATGAGTGATCTTGCAGCTGAGTACTCTATTTGTCCATCTAAAAAGGAGGGTGGTATACTTGGATGGGTTAAACTTGGTCAAATG gtACCAGAGTTTGAGGAAGCTGCGTTTAAAGCAGAGCCGAATCATGTAGTCAGGTGTAAAACCCAATTTGGCTGGCACTTGTTACAAGTTCTATCTGAGAG GGAACCTGTGAAAGACATCCAGGTGGAGGAGCTGCATTCCAAAATGCAAGATCCAGTTTTCATGGACGAGGCTCAGTTGATTGATGTCAGAGAACCTGACGAGAT AGCCACAGCATCCTTGCCAGGATTTAAAGTGTTTCCGCTCCGCCAATTCGGAACCTGGGCACCAGACATCACTTCAAAGCTGAACCCTGAGAAGGATACATTCGTCCTG TGTAAGGTTGGTGGCAGGTCGTTGCAGGTCGCCAACTGGCTGCAATCTCAG GGCTTCAAGAGTGTGTACAATGTGGCTGGTGGAATACAAGCCTATTCTCTCAAGGTTGACCCATCAATTCCTACCTACTGA
- the LOC130504461 gene encoding polyadenylate-binding protein RBP47B'-like — MAMMMPPPQQQQGGYHHPQTLEEVRTLWIGDLQYWVDENYLSSCFSQTGELVSVKVIRNKITGQPEGYGFIEFVSHAAAERTLQTYNGTLMPGTEVAFRLNWASFGSGQKVDAGPDHSIFVGDLAPDVTDYLLHETFRVHYSSVRGAKVVTDPSTGRSKGYGFVKFADESERNKAMSEMNGLYCSTRPMRISVATPRKNVGVQQQYVTKAAYPVPAPVPSAVAAPAYVTQPAQVLAPENDITCTTVLIANLDPNVTEEELKKAFSPLGEIIYVNIPATKGYGYVQFKTRPSAEEAIQKMQGHVIGQQPVRISWSKNPGQDGYATQADPSQWNAYYGYGQGYDAYAYGAAQDPSLYAYGGYGYPQYPQQGEATQEITNSAAAGVAVAEQELYDPMATPDVEKLNAVSLSVHANAILGRLLWQRTSALSSQLRK; from the exons atgGCGATGATGATGCCTCCTCCGCAGCAGCAGCAAGGAGGCTATCACCATCCACAGACGCTTGAAGAAGTACGAACCCTTTGGATCGGAGATTTGCAGTACTGGGTCGACGAGAACTACCTCTCTTCCTGCTTCTCCCAAACCGGCGAG CTTGTTTCAGTCAAGGTGATACGTAACAAGATCACTGGCCAGCCGGAAGGGTACGGTTTCATAGAGTTTGTATCTCACGCAGCAGCAGAGAGAACGCTTCAGACGTATAACGGGACGCTGATGCCTGGAACGGAAGTAGCCTTCCGTTTAAATTGGGCTTCTTTTGGTTCAGGCCAGAAAGTAGACGCTGGACCGGATCATTCTATCTTTGTTGGAGACTTAGCCCCGGATGTTACAGATTATCTCCTTCACGAGACGTTCCGTGTTCACTACTCTTCTGTTAGAGGTGCCAAGGTTGTTACTGATCCAAGTACCGGACGGTCGAAAGGTTACGGGTTTGTGAAGTTTGCTGATGAAAGTGAAAGGAACAAGGCGATGTCTGAAATGAATGGGTTGTATTGCTCAACGAGGCCTATGCGTATCAGCGTGGCAACGCCTAGAAAAAACGTTGGGGTACAGCAACAATATGTCACCAAAG cTGCTTACCCGGTACCAGCACCAGTCCCATCTGCAGTTGCTGCTCCAGCATATGTTACTCAACCAGCGCAGGTGCTTGCACCTGAAAATGACATCACCTGTACGACA GTTTTGATTGCGAATCTGGACCCAAATGTTACAGAGGAAGAGCTGAAGAAAGCGTTCTCGCCGTTAGGGGAGATCATTTATGTCAACATACCTGCAACGAAGGGATACGGTTATGTTCAATTCAAAACCAG GCCTTCTGCCGAAGAAGCCATTCAAAAAATGCAGGGACATGTGATTGGTCAACAACCAGTTCGCATCTCTTGGAGTAAAAATCCAGGAcag GATGGTTACGCCACACAAGCAGATCCAAGTCAGTGGAATGCGTATTACGGTTACGGACAAGGCTATGACGCCTATGCTTATGGGGCTGCTCAAGACCCATCCCTGTACGCATATGGTGGATATGGCTATCCCCAGTATCCGCAACAG GGTGAGGCTACACAAGAAATTACAAACTCTGCTGCTGCTGGAGTTGCTGTGGCGGAACAAGAGTTATATGATCCTATGGCTACTCCTGATGtagaaaa GTTAAATGCAGTTTCCCTTTCGGTTCACGCAAATGCCATATTGGGACGGCTATTGTGGCAGCGTACCTCGGCACTCTCATCACAATTGAGAAAATGA